A window of the Fibrobacter sp. UWH6 genome harbors these coding sequences:
- a CDS encoding transposase — LNTIRLGVSNARIEATNNKIKLLIRTAYGFRNMNNMLSLIMLSCSYVDVQIAYEWESESRESSSKAA; from the coding sequence CTCAACACAATCAGGCTGGGCGTGTCAAACGCAAGGATCGAGGCGACGAACAACAAGATAAAGCTACTGATACGGACTGCCTATGGCTTCAGGAACATGAACAACATGCTGTCGCTGATAATGCTGAGCTGTTCCTATGTAGATGTACAGATAGCCTACGAATGGGAATCGGAATCGAGAGAATCATCTAGCAAGGCTGCCTAA